TACATATGGAGTCACTAACTCAGGGAAAACCCACACAATTCAAGGTGAGTAGTAAGACTTCACAGGATTCCTGATTGGCTGGTAATGGtgttatttttaccttttgaGACTCTGAGTTAGGGGAAGAAGGGCACTTGCCTCAGCTGTCCATCATATACCTCCAGGTACCATCAAGGATGGAGGGATTCTCCCCCGGTCCTTGGCGCTGATCTTCAATAGCCTCCAAGGCCAGCTTCATCCAACACCTGATCTAAAGCCCTTGCTCTCCAATGAGGTAATCTGGCTAGACAGCAAGCAGATCCGACAGGAGGAAATGAAGAAGCTGTCCCTGCTAAATGGAGGCCTCCAAGAGGTAAAGCATTGATATCCATGGCAGTGGGGGCAGGGGGTACAAATCTTGGGGAAGTTTTGTGCTTACCTTCTCCCTGTGCCCCTCCAGGAGGAGCTGTCCACTTCCTTGAAGAGGAGTGTCTACATTGAAAGTCGGATAGGTACCAGCACCAGCTTTGACAGTGGCATTGCTGGGCTCTCTTCTATCAGTCAATGTACCAGCAGTAGCCAGCTGGATGGTATGTACCATGACTGGGCTGTGCCAAGAAATAGTAGGAACTCACTCCCTGTTCCTAATAGCTGCCAGGAGTACAGACCAGAGGTTGCAATCTGAGGTGTGCCTTCCAAGGCCCCTGCAGGCCAAAAGAGAGATGAACTGCTCTAGATTGATGCCCTATACATTGGCTTCTTCCCCAGAAATAAGTCACCGATGGGCACAGCCAGACACTGCCCCAGTACCTGTCCCGGCAGACATTCGCTTCTCCGTCTGGGTCTCGTTCTTTGAGATCTACAACGAACTGCTTTATGACCTATTAGAACCACCTAGCCAACAGCGCAAGAGGCAGACTTTGCGGCTATGCGAGGATCAAAATGGCAATCCCTATGTGAAAGGTAAAGGAACATGGGGGAAGCTGGCATGAACGCTGGAGGGCAACTGGGGAGAGACTGGCAAGAGTTGGATGTTCCCATCTTACACCCCTCTCCTTTGGCCCCAGATCTCAACTGGATTCATGTGCAAGATGCTGAGGAGGCCTGGAAGCTCCTGAAAGTGGGTCGTAAGAACCAGAGCTTTGCCAGCACCCACCTCAACCAGAATTCCAGCCGCAGGTGAGTAGATTGTAAGAATAAACTCTTCACTGTGTTCCAGGAAACATTAGTCCTCTGCCTGGTTATGGAAGATGTgcaatgactttttgtttttcttaacttcCAGTCACAGCATCTTCTCAATCAGGATCCTACACCTTCAGGGGGAAGGAGATATAGTCCCCAAGATCAGCGAGTAAGTTTTTCCATTTAGAAATGTGGGCTTCTTGGCCATACATGATAGTTGGGAAAGCATGGAGGAGATCCTTAGGGGAACTACTTGTTCTCTTTCTTTGGGTACAGAGATTCTTAGTGGGCCATCCCCTTTCCAGTATTACAAAAAGGGCCAGAAGGCTCAACATGTGAGGCCCTTATGTCAGATCCTGTGCATCATTCTAGGCTGTCACTCTGTGATCTGGCTGGCTCAGAGCGCTGCAAAGATCAGAAGAGTGGTGAACGGTTGAAGGAAGCAGGAAACATTAACACCTCTCTGCACACCCTGGGCCGCTGTATTGCTGCCCTTCGTCAAAATCAGCAGAACCGGTGAGCTTTTGACTATAAGCCCTGGGCTCAGAAATTTGCTAAGAGACTTCCTGGTCACCAGTGGGGATGGTGCTAGGATACCCAAAGGACTGGTGTTCTGCTCACAGCTCTATTATCTCTGATTCTCTGCCAGGTCAAAGCAGAACCTGGTTCCCTTCCGTGACAGCAAGTTGACTCGAGTGTTCCAAGGTTTCTTCACAGGCCGAGGCCGTTCCTGCATGATTGTCAATGTGAATCCCTGTGCATCTACCTATGATGAAACTCTTCATGTGGCCAAGTTCTCAGCCATTGCTAGCCAGGTGAGAAGCCAGAGGTGTGATGGGTGTGCTCACTTGGAACTAGTAACTCTAAGAAAGCTCCTAGGAACTACTTACGGAGTCAAGTAagatattttttttccctctagctTGTGCATGCCCCACCTATGCAACTGGGATTCCCATCCCTGCACTCATTCATCAAGGAACATAGTCTTCAGGCACCCCCCAGCTTAGAGAAAGGAGCTAAGGCAGACGCAGGCCTTGATGATGACATTGAAAATGAAACTGACATCTCCATGTATGGCAAAGAGGTGAGAATACAAGAAAGCTTTAGTGTAGCAGCTTAGTAGCTACACATTTTTCCATAGTGCCTTCCAGGTGGGCTTGTGCCTTTTGAGGGCATGAGTGTCTGATGACCTCTGACATGTGTGTCTCTCCTAGGAGCTCCTGCAAGTAGTGGAAGCCATGAAGACACTGCTTTTGAAGGAACGACAGGAAAAGCTGCAGCTGGAGATGCATCTCCGAGATGAAATTTGCAATGAGATGGTAGAACAGATGCAACAGCGGGAACAGTGGTGCAGGTACTAGCTGAGTGACccctcttgctctgtcacctgggacAGAGGGTGGGAAGTAAGGAGTTAGGTGGAGTTGTGCCTCAAGATCTGTTTCCCAAGTTCACTCCTCAGAACCTTCACttacttctcttttctcctctgtttctGACAGTGAACATTTGGACACCCAAAAGGAACTATTAGAGGAAATGtatgaagaaaaactaaatatcctcaaGGAGTCACTGACAAGTTTTTACCAAGAAGAGATTCAGGTGAGTTGCCCTGATCCAGCTCCAATTAGCTGCTCAGATTTCCATCACTAGCTTGCCTGAAGTAAAGCGATTTTATAAACTACTCCAGTAAGGGCAGGAATATAGAACTCCCTTTTCTCTATTACCCATAGTGCTTTGGGTTCAACCTATGTTTGGTGAATTAAGGGTTTAGTTGGCCAGGAAATCGTATTAAGTGCTAACAAAAGGTTTTCAAGGGATCAGTGTCACAAGTGCTTTGTTTGTTCAGTCATCTGTCTTGGCAGTATTTTTTTGGCTCTGCAAAGAATTGtgctctctgcttccctcttAGGAGCGGGATGAAAAGATTGAAGAGCTAGAAGCTCTCTTGCAGGAAGCCAGACAACAGTCAGTGGCCCATCAGCAATCAGGGTCTGAATTGTCCCTACGGCGGTCACAAAGGTTGGCAGCTTCTGCCTCCACCCAGCAGCTTCAGGAGGTTAAAGCTAAATTACACCAGTGCAAAGCAGAGCTAAACTCCACCACTGAAGGTGAGGAAAGAGACAGGCAGGAAACAACAGTGGTTCAGGGAAGAGCTGTTACTCAAACCCAGGCCCTCTAACTCCTGCTGTAACATAATTTCCTAAACTGCAAGCTACATCCCCCTGACATTTCAATCTAGGATGCACATAGCCTCACTTTTTATATTTGCTGCAAGCTACTGTTAAAGAGGTTAGTCCAAGGCTAAAACACCCCCCACATATTTTAAATTGCCTGTTTCCTTCCCTCAGAGTTGCATAAGTATCAGAAAATGTTAGAGCCACCACCCTCAGCCAAGCCCTTCACCATTGATGTGGACAAGAAGTTAGAAGAGGGCCAGAAGGTAATTACATTTCTCTGTTTACCAAACTCTTACCTAAGGTAATTTCCCACATGCAACACTCTACCACTGGTTCATGTGAAGACAAGATGTTCGTTGTGCACAGTTCGGGAAAGTGGCTATTTCACTCAGCTGACTAGCCTTTCTAATTTTACTTCTCTTCAAATGGCTACCTGACCCCTCCAGATCATTATCCTGGTTGCTCTTGGCTACAATATGATTCCTACTTCCCCTTTTTCAGAATATAAGGCTGTTGCGGACAGAGCTTCAGAAACTTGGTGAGTCTCTCCAATCAGCAGAGAGAGCTTGTTGCCACAGCACTGGGGCAGGAAAACTTCGTCAAGCCTTGACCACTTGTGATGACATCTTAATCAAACAGGTTAGGGCAAATTATATACCCACTTCTCTCCTCCCAGCCCACTCCAATGTATAtgtgagaaaggaaagaggacCAGAAGAAAAAGGTAAAGATTTTTAGGCTGAATTTATAGTGAGAGCAATATATTTGCAAAGTAAAAATAACTATTCTTTGTTAAGCATTTACTAAgtagcaggcactgtgctaagtaatTCATAGGCATTTTCTGTCACAGTCACCTTACGGAAGTAGTTACTGTCATATTTCATCTAAAATGCTACTGATTATAAGAAaccattattttatgtactactaagaaaaaagtaacaatttaGCTATGACATTTCTCATCAGTAAGATGcatccaggccgggtgcggtggctcaagcctgtaatcccagcactttgggaggccgaggcgggtggatcacgaggtcaggagatcgagaccatcctggctaacatggtgaaaccccgtctctactaaaaatacaaaaagctagacgggcgtggtggcgggcgcctgtggtcccagctactcggaggctgaggcgggagaatggcgtgaacccgggaggtggagcttgcagtgagccgagatcgcgccactgcactccagcctgggcgacacagcgagactccgtctcaaaaaaaaaaaaaaaaaaaatgcatcctgATTCCagagatattaaaatgttaaaactgtaTATCTTAAACTCAACATTTAATTTGATATCTAGAGACTGAAGCACTTAGAAATTAAATTTACTCAAGCTACCTTATGTGTTAGAAGATGTCCTATTCAGCACTGCTTATGTTTTGTTCTCAGAAAAATGTCCCCTTATTCAGTTATAAGCTCTGACCTTAAAGAGTTTTAATCTTTTAAGAAACAGTTGTTAGTAACTAGTAATGGATGGTATGTATTACCCTTAGCCCTCTCATTTCTCTAATATACCAGACAAAAGTGTTTTCTCTAACTTTATTGATGTTCCTTAGGACCAGACTCTGGCTGAACTGCAGAACAACATGGTACTAGTGAAACTGGACCTTCGGAAGAAGGCAGCATGTATTGCTGAGCAGTATCATACTGTGCTAAAACTCCAAGGCCAGGTTTCTGCCAAAAAGCGCCTTGGTGCCAACCAGGAAAACCAGCAACCAAACCAACAACCACCAGGGAAGAAACCATTCCTTCGAAATTTACTTCCCCGGACACCAACCTGCCAAAGCTCAACAGACTGCAGCCCTTATGCCCGGATCCTACGCTCACGGCGCTCCCCTTTACTCAAATCTGGGCCTTTTGGCAAAAAGTACTAAGGCTGTGGGGAAAGAGAAGAGCAGTCGTGGCCCTGAGGTGGGTCAGCTACTCTCCTGAAAAAATAGGTCTCTTTTATGCTTTACCATATATCAGGAATTATATCCATGATGCAATACTCAGACACTAGCTTTTTTCCCACT
This sequence is a window from Papio anubis isolate 15944 chromosome 5, Panubis1.0, whole genome shotgun sequence. Protein-coding genes within it:
- the KIF20A gene encoding kinesin-like protein KIF20A — encoded protein: MSQGILSPPAGLLSDDDVVVSPMFESTAADLGSVVRKNLLSDCSVISTSLEDKQQVPSEDSTEKVKVYLRVRPLLPSELERQEDQGCVRIDNVETLVLQAPKDSFALKSNERGIGQATHRFTFSQIFGPEVGQASFFNLTVKEMVKDVLKGQNWLIYTYGVTNSGKTHTIQGTIKDGGILPRSLALIFNSLQGQLHPTPDLKPLLSNEVIWLDSKQIRQEEMKKLSLLNGGLQEEELSTSLKRSVYIESRIGTSTSFDSGIAGLSSISQCTSSSQLDEISHRWAQPDTAPVPVPADIRFSVWVSFFEIYNELLYDLLEPPSQQRKRQTLRLCEDQNGNPYVKDLNWIHVQDAEEAWKLLKVGRKNQSFASTHLNQNSSRSHSIFSIRILHLQGEGDIVPKISELSLCDLAGSERCKDQKSGERLKEAGNINTSLHTLGRCIAALRQNQQNRSKQNLVPFRDSKLTRVFQGFFTGRGRSCMIVNVNPCASTYDETLHVAKFSAIASQLVHAPPMQLGFPSLHSFIKEHSLQAPPSLEKGAKADAGLDDDIENETDISMYGKEELLQVVEAMKTLLLKERQEKLQLEMHLRDEICNEMVEQMQQREQWCSEHLDTQKELLEEMYEEKLNILKESLTSFYQEEIQERDEKIEELEALLQEARQQSVAHQQSGSELSLRRSQRLAASASTQQLQEVKAKLHQCKAELNSTTEELHKYQKMLEPPPSAKPFTIDVDKKLEEGQKNIRLLRTELQKLGESLQSAERACCHSTGAGKLRQALTTCDDILIKQDQTLAELQNNMVLVKLDLRKKAACIAEQYHTVLKLQGQVSAKKRLGANQENQQPNQQPPGKKPFLRNLLPRTPTCQSSTDCSPYARILRSRRSPLLKSGPFGKKY